The following are from one region of the Salmo trutta chromosome 22, fSalTru1.1, whole genome shotgun sequence genome:
- the LOC115158541 gene encoding centrosomal protein of 135 kDa-like gives MVCFGPQSERERLDLHPQVSVLKEGRVAVDEALKVRSTALVQTVEETAQQRADSSTLRLLQEQMKQSLFDIQHRLSVKTNKVHVAHQQMEKIGELSREWRYPEGRGDCASEYYLCSGQGEG, from the exons ATGGTGTGTTTTGGTCCCCAGTCGGAGAGGGAGCGGTTGGACCTGCATCCTCAGGTGTCAGTGCTGAAGGAGGGCAGGGTGGCTGTAGATGAAGCGCTGAAGGTTCGGTCCACTGCCCTGGTCCAGACTGTAGAGGAGACGGCACAGCAGAGAGCTGATTCCAGTACACTACG GCTGTTGCAAGAGCAGATGAAACAGTCCCTGTTTGACATTCAACACAGGCTCTCTGTGAAGACAAACAAGGTCCATGTTGCCCACCAGCAGATGGAGAAAATAG GAGAGCTAAGTCGGGAATGGCGCTACCCAGAGGGACGAGGTGACTGTGCTTCAGAATACTATCTCTGCTCTGGACAGGGAGAAGGATGA